In one Neobacillus sp. WH10 genomic region, the following are encoded:
- a CDS encoding ribonuclease HII, which produces MKVQTIAEIERQLENIMSENDPFLLHILQDERKGVQKLVHKWHKQMEENRRLKEKFNEMSAYEKKWRSQGFELIAGVDEVGRGPLAGPVVAAAVILPEDFYLAGLDDSKKLSEKKRQEFDEIIRREALAFSVSMIHAIEIDEINIYEATKKAMKAAIALLNPKPDLLLIDAMKLDTPYPTESIIKGDAISVSIAAASIVAKVARDQLMKEISLSYPAYGFQQNMGYGTKEHIEAIKQHGITSCHRKSFAPVKDYILQ; this is translated from the coding sequence ATGAAGGTACAAACTATTGCAGAAATTGAACGACAATTAGAAAATATTATGTCAGAAAATGATCCATTTTTGTTACATATCCTTCAAGATGAGCGCAAGGGTGTTCAAAAGTTGGTACATAAATGGCATAAGCAAATGGAAGAGAACAGACGATTAAAGGAAAAATTCAATGAGATGAGCGCATATGAAAAGAAATGGCGATCTCAAGGATTTGAATTGATTGCCGGTGTCGATGAAGTCGGAAGAGGTCCGCTTGCAGGTCCAGTTGTGGCAGCAGCTGTTATTTTGCCAGAGGATTTTTACTTAGCCGGTCTGGATGATTCGAAAAAGCTTTCAGAAAAAAAACGTCAGGAATTCGATGAAATCATTAGAAGGGAAGCACTGGCTTTTAGCGTTTCGATGATTCATGCAATTGAAATTGATGAGATTAATATTTATGAAGCGACAAAAAAGGCAATGAAAGCGGCTATCGCCTTACTAAATCCAAAGCCGGATTTGTTGCTGATTGACGCGATGAAGCTCGATACCCCTTATCCAACAGAATCTATTATTAAAGGGGATGCAATAAGTGTCTCTATCGCGGCAGCTTCGATTGTTGCAAAGGTAGCAAGAGATCAACTGATGAAAGAGATTTCGTTAAGCTATCCAGCCTACGGTTTTCAGCAAAATATGGGGTACGGCACGAAGGAACATATAGAAGCAATAAAACAGCATGGGATTACTTCCTGCCATCGAAAAAGCTTCGCGCCAGTCAAAGATTATATTTTACAATAA
- the sucC gene encoding ADP-forming succinate--CoA ligase subunit beta, whose translation MNIHEYQGKEILRNYGVAVPNGKVAFTVEEAVEAAKELGTQVCVVKAQIHAGGRGKAGGVKVAKNLEEVRTYANEILGKTLVTHQTGPEGKEVKRLLIEEGCDIKKEYYVGLVLDRATSRVVLMASEEGGTEIEEVAAKTPEKIFKEEIDPAIGLQAFQARRIAFNINIPNELINQAVKFMMGLYNAYIEMDCSIAEINPLVVTGDGKVMALDAKLNFDSNALYRQKDVLAYRDHEEEDVKEIEASKYDLSYVALDGNIGCMVNGAGLAMSTMDIIKHYGGDPANFLDVGGGATAEKVTEAFKIILSDSNVKGIFVNIFGGIMKCDVIAEGVVEAAKQVGLSVPLVVRLEGTNVDLGKKILAESSVEIIAAESMADGAQKIVSLVK comes from the coding sequence ATGAATATCCATGAGTATCAAGGGAAAGAGATCCTCAGAAATTACGGGGTAGCGGTTCCTAACGGAAAAGTGGCATTCACTGTTGAAGAAGCAGTTGAGGCGGCGAAAGAACTAGGCACACAGGTTTGTGTTGTAAAAGCACAAATCCATGCTGGTGGACGGGGGAAAGCCGGCGGTGTTAAAGTTGCCAAAAACCTTGAAGAGGTTCGTACATATGCAAATGAAATCCTTGGAAAAACATTGGTAACTCACCAAACAGGGCCTGAAGGTAAAGAAGTGAAACGTTTACTTATCGAAGAAGGCTGTGACATCAAAAAAGAATACTATGTTGGTTTAGTACTAGATCGTGCCACTTCACGTGTTGTTTTAATGGCATCTGAAGAAGGCGGTACGGAAATTGAAGAAGTAGCTGCAAAAACTCCGGAGAAAATTTTTAAAGAAGAAATCGATCCTGCAATTGGCTTACAGGCATTCCAAGCACGCCGTATTGCTTTTAATATCAATATACCAAATGAACTTATTAATCAAGCTGTTAAGTTTATGATGGGCTTATACAATGCTTATATCGAAATGGATTGTTCAATTGCCGAAATTAACCCGCTTGTAGTTACAGGAGACGGAAAAGTAATGGCACTTGATGCAAAATTAAACTTCGACTCAAATGCATTGTATCGTCAAAAAGATGTATTAGCGTACCGTGACCATGAAGAAGAAGATGTAAAGGAAATTGAAGCATCAAAATATGATTTGAGCTATGTAGCTTTAGATGGAAATATTGGCTGTATGGTTAATGGTGCCGGACTTGCCATGTCAACGATGGATATCATTAAACATTACGGTGGCGACCCTGCAAACTTCTTAGATGTTGGGGGCGGTGCGACAGCAGAAAAGGTTACAGAAGCGTTTAAAATTATCCTTTCTGATTCAAACGTAAAAGGTATTTTTGTCAATATTTTTGGTGGAATCATGAAGTGTGATGTCATTGCTGAGGGTGTAGTCGAAGCAGCTAAGCAGGTTGGACTAAGTGTTCCACTTGTTGTTCGCTTAGAGGGAACAAACGTTGATTTAGGTAAGAAAATCTTAGCCGAGTCAAGCGTTGAAATTATTGCTGCAGAATCCATGGCTGACGGCGCACAAAAAATCGTTTCATTAGTGAAATAG
- the sucD gene encoding succinate--CoA ligase subunit alpha yields MSVFINKDTKVIVQGITGGTARFHTKQMLEYGTKIVGGTSPGKKGQEVEGVPVFNTVKEAVEVTGANASVIYVPAPFAADSIIEAVDAELDLVICITEHIPVLDMVKVKRYMEGKKTRLVGPNCPGVITADECKIGIMPGYIHTKGHVGVVSRSGTLTYEAVHQLTQAGLGQTTAVGIGGDPVNGTNFIDVLKAFNEDPETYAVIMIGEIGGTAEEEAAEWVKANMTKPVVGFIGGRTAPPGKRMGHAGAIISGGKGTADEKIRIMNECGIKVADTPSVMGETLIEVLKEQGLYEKCKTH; encoded by the coding sequence GTGAGCGTTTTTATTAATAAAGATACTAAGGTTATTGTTCAAGGGATAACAGGCGGAACAGCCCGTTTTCATACAAAACAAATGCTTGAATATGGCACCAAAATTGTTGGTGGTACATCTCCTGGGAAAAAAGGTCAGGAAGTTGAAGGTGTACCTGTTTTCAATACGGTAAAGGAAGCCGTTGAAGTAACTGGTGCAAATGCATCTGTTATATATGTCCCGGCACCATTTGCAGCAGATTCTATTATCGAAGCTGTTGATGCAGAATTAGATCTTGTTATTTGTATTACAGAGCATATTCCTGTATTAGATATGGTGAAAGTAAAACGTTACATGGAAGGCAAAAAGACCCGTCTTGTAGGTCCAAACTGTCCAGGTGTTATTACTGCTGATGAATGTAAAATTGGTATTATGCCAGGCTACATCCATACAAAAGGACATGTTGGGGTAGTTTCCCGCTCAGGAACATTAACATATGAAGCTGTACACCAACTAACACAAGCAGGACTTGGTCAAACAACTGCAGTTGGTATTGGCGGTGACCCAGTTAATGGAACTAACTTCATTGATGTTCTAAAGGCTTTTAATGAAGATCCTGAAACATACGCAGTGATTATGATTGGGGAAATTGGCGGTACTGCTGAAGAAGAAGCAGCTGAATGGGTTAAAGCAAACATGACAAAACCTGTTGTTGGTTTTATCGGCGGACGTACAGCACCTCCAGGAAAACGTATGGGCCACGCTGGTGCCATTATCTCTGGCGGAAAGGGTACTGCAGACGAAAAAATCCGCATCATGAATGAATGCGGCATTAAAGTAGCGGATACCCCATCTGTAATGGGTGAAACACTGATTGAAGTTTTGAAAGAGCAAGGTCTATATGAAAAGTGTAAGACCCACTAA
- the dprA gene encoding DNA-processing protein DprA translates to MDDFKEKLIHLLHYPNISWNTVYQMLKKDPTLQSLYRTQPQSSHQISLFPQVNHDNALDKSSIIPLHPDLIHEQIRQYETNDITMITIFDNEYPKYLKEIYQPPWALFLKGDLSLLEKEPKLAVVGSRQATQYGKNAIKLIFPKLIDNGVLIVSGLAKGIDTLAHEYAIKNGGKTIAVIAGGFYHIYPKENMSLALELMKTQLVISEYPPDTKPLRWHFPARNRIISGLAAGTFIIEAKRKSGSLITANYAVNEGRDVFSLPGSIFNPYSIGANDLIQQGAKLVTRAEDILEEIRLNSM, encoded by the coding sequence ATGGATGACTTTAAAGAAAAACTGATTCATTTGCTTCATTACCCAAATATCTCATGGAATACTGTGTATCAAATGCTAAAAAAGGATCCAACACTTCAGTCCTTGTACCGGACCCAACCTCAGTCATCTCATCAAATTTCCTTATTTCCACAAGTAAACCACGATAACGCTTTGGATAAATCTTCTATCATTCCTCTACATCCTGACCTTATTCACGAACAAATCCGTCAATACGAAACCAATGATATTACTATGATTACTATTTTCGATAATGAATATCCAAAGTACTTAAAAGAAATCTACCAGCCGCCATGGGCTTTATTTCTGAAGGGGGATTTATCGCTTCTTGAAAAAGAGCCGAAACTTGCAGTTGTTGGCTCTCGTCAAGCAACACAATACGGAAAAAATGCGATTAAGTTAATTTTTCCTAAGTTAATAGATAATGGTGTTCTCATTGTGAGTGGTTTAGCAAAGGGAATAGATACCCTGGCACATGAATATGCGATAAAAAATGGCGGTAAAACAATCGCTGTTATTGCAGGCGGTTTTTATCATATCTACCCAAAAGAAAATATGAGTCTTGCACTTGAATTAATGAAAACACAGCTTGTAATATCCGAGTATCCCCCAGATACCAAGCCGCTTAGATGGCATTTTCCCGCACGAAATCGAATCATTAGCGGTTTAGCGGCCGGAACGTTTATTATAGAAGCAAAGCGAAAAAGCGGTTCGCTCATCACGGCCAATTATGCCGTCAACGAAGGTCGTGATGTATTTTCGTTGCCTGGAAGTATTTTTAATCCATATTCCATTGGAGCAAATGATTTAATTCAGCAAGGGGCAAAGCTTGTTACAAGGGCTGAGGATATTTTGGAAGAAATAAGATTAAACTCTATGTAA
- the topA gene encoding type I DNA topoisomerase, whose translation MAEFLVIVESPAKAKTIERYLGNKYKVKASMGHVRDLPRSQMGVYKENNFEPKYITIRGKGPVLKELKTAAKKAKKVYLAADPDREGEAIAWHLAHSLDVDINSDCRVVFNEITKDAIKESFKHPRPINMDLVDAQQARRILDRLVGYNISPILWKKVKKGLSAGRVQSVAVRLIIDREKEIKAFTPEEYWTIEGEFIKGKDQFNANFHSLVGNDKNELKSEQDVQAILGQLTEDKFKVISVTKKERRRNPALPFITSSLQQEAARKLNFRAKKTMMLAQQLYEGIELGKEGTIGLITYMRTDSTRISEVAQAEAANYIKAEYGENFLKNEQRKEKKKTNAQDAHEGIRPTSPLRDPNSLKEFLSRDQFRLYKLIWERFLASQMAQAIMDTMSVDLQNGNVLFRATGSKIKFPGFMKLYVEGSDDQEDGPEKMLPDLKEGDEVFKKDIDPKQHFTQPPPRYTEARLVKTLEELGIGRPSTYAPTLDTIQKRGYVALDNKRFIPTELGEIVHELILEFFPDVIDVEFTVKMEQGLDNIEDGKVPWVQIIDEFYQDFETHVEKAEKEMQSVEIKDEPAGEDCENCGNPMVFKMGRYGKFMACSNFPDCRNTKPIVKEIGVTCPSCKEGQIIERKSKKKRLFYGCTRYPECEFISWDKPLPRACPKCEGLLVEKKLKKGVQVQCVTCDYKEEPQS comes from the coding sequence ATGGCAGAATTTCTTGTAATCGTTGAATCCCCAGCAAAAGCGAAAACAATAGAACGATACTTAGGAAATAAATATAAAGTAAAAGCTTCGATGGGGCATGTTCGTGATTTGCCACGGAGTCAGATGGGTGTATATAAAGAAAATAACTTTGAGCCAAAATATATTACAATCCGCGGGAAAGGCCCTGTTTTAAAGGAATTAAAAACAGCGGCCAAAAAGGCAAAAAAAGTTTATCTCGCGGCCGACCCGGATCGTGAAGGGGAAGCAATTGCCTGGCATTTAGCGCACAGTTTAGATGTTGACATTAACTCAGATTGCCGTGTTGTTTTTAATGAAATCACAAAGGATGCTATAAAAGAATCATTCAAGCATCCTCGTCCAATTAATATGGATCTTGTTGATGCTCAGCAGGCACGCAGGATTTTAGACCGGCTCGTAGGCTATAATATTAGCCCGATTCTTTGGAAGAAGGTGAAAAAAGGCTTAAGCGCAGGACGTGTTCAATCCGTTGCAGTTCGATTGATTATTGATAGGGAAAAAGAGATAAAAGCGTTTACACCTGAAGAATATTGGACAATTGAAGGTGAATTTATAAAGGGAAAAGATCAATTCAATGCCAATTTCCATTCTTTGGTTGGCAATGATAAAAACGAGCTTAAGTCAGAACAAGACGTTCAGGCTATTTTAGGGCAACTGACAGAAGATAAGTTCAAAGTGATTTCTGTGACGAAAAAAGAGCGTCGTAGAAACCCGGCACTGCCTTTTATCACATCCTCCTTACAGCAAGAAGCAGCCAGAAAGCTGAACTTCCGGGCCAAAAAAACGATGATGCTTGCACAGCAGTTATACGAAGGAATCGAACTTGGGAAAGAAGGAACAATTGGTCTCATTACGTATATGAGAACTGATTCCACTCGAATTTCAGAGGTTGCGCAGGCAGAGGCCGCTAACTATATAAAAGCGGAATATGGTGAGAACTTTCTAAAGAATGAACAAAGAAAAGAAAAAAAGAAAACGAATGCACAGGATGCCCATGAAGGAATTCGTCCTACAAGTCCATTAAGAGATCCCAACAGCTTAAAAGAATTTCTATCACGTGATCAGTTCCGTTTGTACAAATTAATTTGGGAGCGTTTTTTAGCAAGTCAAATGGCACAGGCAATTATGGATACGATGAGTGTGGATTTACAGAATGGAAATGTACTGTTCCGTGCGACCGGCTCTAAAATTAAGTTTCCAGGCTTTATGAAGCTATATGTTGAAGGGTCAGATGACCAAGAAGATGGACCTGAAAAAATGCTTCCAGATCTCAAAGAAGGAGATGAAGTGTTTAAAAAGGATATTGATCCAAAACAGCACTTTACACAGCCTCCTCCACGTTACACAGAAGCAAGACTTGTCAAAACACTGGAGGAGCTTGGAATTGGTCGCCCTTCTACATATGCACCAACCTTGGATACAATTCAAAAACGGGGCTATGTTGCGCTTGATAATAAACGATTTATACCTACCGAGCTGGGTGAAATTGTCCATGAGTTGATTCTTGAATTTTTCCCTGACGTTATTGACGTGGAGTTCACAGTAAAAATGGAACAGGGATTGGATAATATCGAAGACGGAAAAGTACCATGGGTTCAAATTATTGATGAATTTTACCAAGATTTCGAGACGCATGTAGAAAAGGCTGAAAAAGAAATGCAGTCAGTAGAAATCAAAGATGAGCCAGCTGGTGAGGATTGTGAAAACTGTGGAAACCCAATGGTTTTTAAAATGGGCAGATACGGAAAATTCATGGCTTGTAGTAATTTCCCAGATTGTCGGAATACCAAACCGATTGTAAAAGAAATCGGTGTAACTTGCCCGTCATGTAAGGAAGGGCAGATTATTGAACGAAAGAGTAAGAAAAAAAGATTGTTTTACGGCTGCACCCGATATCCTGAGTGTGAATTCATTTCTTGGGATAAACCGTTACCTAGAGCCTGCCCTAAATGTGAAGGCCTGCTAGTCGAAAAGAAATTAAAAAAAGGCGTCCAAGTTCAATGTGTTACTTGTGATTACAAGGAAGAACCGCAAAGTTAA
- the trmFO gene encoding FADH(2)-oxidizing methylenetetrahydrofolate--tRNA-(uracil(54)-C(5))-methyltransferase TrmFO yields the protein MKDITVNVVGAGLAGSEAAWQIAKRGIKVRLYEMRPVKQTPAHHTDKFAELVCSNSLRANTLTNAVGVLKEEMRKLDSVIIAAADACSVPAGGALAVDRHEFAAKVTEMVKNHENVTVVNEEVTEIPDGPTVIATGPLTSPDLSAQLKNLTGEDYLYFYDAAAPILEKESINMEKVYLKSRYDKGEAAYLNCPMTEEEFNRFYEALISAETVPLKEFEKEVFFEGCMPIEVMAARGKKTMLFGPLKPVGLEDPKTGKRPFAVVQLRQDDAAGTLFNIVGFQTHLKWGAQKEVIQLIPGLEKAEIIRYGVMHRNTFINSPKVLKATYQFQNREDLFFAGQMTGVEGYVESAASGLIAGINAARLVEGMDTVEFPAETAIGSMARYITTANPDNFQPMNANFGLFPELPVKIKGKQERNLQHANRALETIQNFAKVL from the coding sequence ATGAAAGACATAACAGTAAATGTAGTTGGTGCTGGTTTGGCAGGAAGTGAAGCAGCATGGCAGATTGCTAAACGTGGCATAAAAGTACGACTCTATGAGATGCGGCCGGTAAAACAAACACCAGCACACCATACAGATAAATTTGCAGAATTGGTATGCAGTAATTCATTGCGGGCCAATACGTTAACAAATGCTGTTGGGGTATTAAAAGAAGAAATGAGAAAGCTTGATTCAGTGATTATCGCTGCGGCTGATGCTTGTTCCGTTCCAGCAGGTGGAGCTTTGGCTGTTGATCGTCATGAATTTGCCGCCAAAGTAACTGAGATGGTCAAAAATCATGAAAATGTTACGGTTGTTAATGAAGAGGTCACCGAAATTCCAGATGGGCCAACCGTTATTGCTACAGGACCTCTAACCAGCCCAGATCTCTCAGCACAGCTTAAAAACTTAACCGGTGAAGATTATCTATATTTTTATGATGCAGCAGCACCAATTCTAGAAAAAGAAAGCATCAACATGGAAAAAGTATATTTGAAGTCACGCTATGATAAAGGAGAAGCTGCTTATTTAAATTGCCCGATGACAGAGGAAGAGTTTAATCGTTTTTATGAAGCACTCATTTCTGCTGAGACGGTACCATTGAAGGAATTTGAAAAAGAGGTCTTTTTTGAAGGCTGTATGCCAATTGAAGTAATGGCGGCAAGAGGAAAGAAAACGATGCTTTTTGGACCGTTAAAACCGGTTGGATTAGAGGATCCGAAAACAGGAAAAAGACCATTTGCAGTTGTGCAGCTTCGTCAAGATGATGCAGCTGGGACCCTGTTTAATATTGTCGGTTTTCAGACACATTTAAAGTGGGGTGCCCAAAAGGAAGTTATTCAGTTGATTCCTGGTCTTGAAAAGGCAGAAATCATTCGATATGGTGTGATGCACCGTAATACCTTTATTAATTCACCGAAGGTACTCAAGGCCACATATCAATTTCAAAATCGTGAAGATTTATTTTTTGCCGGTCAAATGACTGGGGTTGAGGGATATGTAGAATCAGCTGCAAGTGGTTTAATAGCCGGAATCAATGCAGCACGGTTAGTTGAAGGAATGGATACAGTAGAGTTTCCGGCGGAAACAGCTATTGGAAGTATGGCACGTTATATTACTACAGCAAATCCTGATAACTTTCAGCCGATGAATGCTAATTTTGGGTTGTTTCCTGAGCTGCCAGTTAAAATAAAAGGAAAGCAGGAAAGGAATTTACAACATGCAAATCGAGCTTTAGAGACAATTCAGAACTTTGCGAAAGTTTTGTAA
- the hslV gene encoding ATP-dependent protease subunit HslV yields MNQFHATTIFAIHHNGECSMSGDGQVTFGNAVVMKHTAKKVRKIFNGKVLAGFAGSVADAFTLFELFEGKLEEYNGNLQRAAVELAKEWRNDKMLRKLEAMLIVMNRESLLLVSGTGEVIEPDDGILAIGSGGNYALAAGRSLKKYAGDHLSAKEIAKASLEIAAEICVYTNHNIIVEEL; encoded by the coding sequence TTGAATCAATTTCATGCAACAACAATATTTGCAATTCATCATAACGGCGAGTGTTCTATGTCTGGTGATGGCCAAGTTACATTTGGTAATGCAGTAGTGATGAAGCACACTGCAAAAAAGGTAAGAAAGATATTTAATGGTAAAGTATTGGCTGGTTTTGCCGGTTCAGTTGCTGATGCATTTACTCTTTTTGAACTGTTTGAAGGGAAATTAGAGGAGTATAATGGAAATCTCCAAAGAGCAGCTGTTGAGCTTGCAAAAGAATGGAGAAACGATAAAATGCTCCGCAAGTTGGAAGCGATGTTAATTGTAATGAATCGTGAAAGCTTGCTTCTTGTTTCCGGTACTGGGGAAGTCATCGAACCCGACGACGGGATTCTCGCGATTGGCTCTGGTGGGAATTACGCATTGGCGGCAGGTCGTTCACTGAAGAAATATGCCGGGGATCATCTATCTGCGAAAGAAATCGCGAAAGCTTCTTTAGAAATAGCTGCAGAAATTTGTGTATACACGAACCACAACATTATCGTTGAAGAGCTATAA
- the hslU gene encoding HslU--HslV peptidase ATPase subunit, with translation MGRTTNLTPRQIVERLDQYIIGQKDAKKAVAVALRNRYRRGLLNDKLREEIIPKNILMIGPTGVGKTEIARRIAKLVGAPFIKVEATKFTEVGYVGRDVESMVRDLAETSVRLVKEDRMQSVKERAEENANGRLVDLLVPSAKKSTNYKNPLEMLFGGGNSNAEPETQQEDYSIQEKRKIIKEKLALGQLEDEIVTVEVEEQTPSMFDMLQGSGIEQMGMNMQDALSSFMPKKRKKRKLTVHEARKVLTNEEAAKLIDMDEVTSEAVYRAEQNGIIFIDEIDKIASKNSGGSSADVSREGVQRDILPVVEGSTVVTKYGSIKTDHILFIAAGAFHMAKPSDLIPELQGRFPIRVELTKLTVEDFFRILIEPDNALIKQYQALLETEGIQIEFSDDAIRRIAEIAFEVNQNTDNIGARRLHTILEKLLEDLSFEAPDISMEKITITPQYVDDKLGAISKNKDLSQFIL, from the coding sequence ATGGGTAGAACAACCAATTTAACCCCCCGCCAAATTGTCGAAAGACTTGATCAATATATTATAGGACAAAAGGATGCAAAGAAAGCGGTCGCTGTTGCTTTAAGAAACCGTTACAGAAGGGGTTTATTAAATGATAAACTCCGGGAAGAGATTATTCCTAAAAATATTTTGATGATAGGACCGACCGGGGTTGGTAAAACGGAAATTGCCAGAAGGATTGCAAAGCTTGTTGGTGCACCGTTTATTAAGGTTGAGGCGACTAAATTTACAGAAGTAGGCTATGTTGGCCGTGATGTTGAATCAATGGTTAGAGATTTAGCCGAAACCTCTGTTCGATTAGTGAAAGAGGACCGGATGCAAAGTGTAAAGGAGCGGGCCGAGGAAAATGCAAATGGAAGGCTTGTAGATTTACTTGTTCCATCTGCAAAAAAATCGACGAACTATAAAAACCCACTCGAAATGTTGTTTGGAGGAGGAAATTCTAATGCTGAACCTGAGACGCAGCAGGAAGATTACTCTATTCAAGAAAAACGAAAGATTATTAAAGAGAAACTTGCTCTTGGTCAGTTGGAGGATGAAATTGTTACCGTAGAGGTTGAGGAGCAAACGCCTTCTATGTTTGATATGCTCCAAGGTTCTGGTATTGAACAAATGGGTATGAACATGCAGGATGCTCTGAGCAGCTTTATGCCGAAAAAGCGGAAGAAAAGAAAATTAACCGTTCATGAAGCAAGGAAAGTGTTAACAAATGAAGAAGCTGCAAAACTGATTGACATGGATGAGGTTACATCAGAAGCCGTTTATCGCGCGGAACAAAATGGGATTATCTTTATTGATGAAATCGATAAAATTGCAAGCAAGAATTCTGGAGGCTCTTCAGCAGATGTTTCGAGAGAAGGTGTTCAAAGGGATATTTTACCGGTTGTTGAAGGTTCGACAGTAGTTACGAAATATGGTTCGATTAAAACCGATCATATTTTATTTATCGCTGCTGGGGCGTTTCATATGGCTAAACCATCTGATTTAATACCTGAACTTCAAGGCCGATTCCCGATTCGGGTGGAACTAACGAAATTGACTGTGGAAGACTTTTTCAGAATCTTAATCGAGCCAGATAACGCTTTAATAAAGCAATATCAAGCATTATTGGAAACAGAAGGTATACAAATTGAATTTTCTGACGATGCTATTCGTAGAATTGCTGAAATAGCATTCGAAGTGAATCAAAATACAGACAATATTGGTGCCAGACGACTCCATACTATATTAGAAAAGCTTTTAGAGGACTTATCTTTTGAAGCACCGGATATTTCAATGGAGAAAATCACGATTACACCGCAGTATGTCGATGATAAACTTGGTGCTATATCAAAAAATAAAGATTTATCCCAGTTTATTCTTTAG
- the codY gene encoding GTP-sensing pleiotropic transcriptional regulator CodY: MDLLTKTRKINVLLQKAAGKPVNFKEMSETLSETIEANVYIVSRRGKLLGFSIYQQIENERMKKMFEDRQFPEEYTKGLFNIQETSSNLDIESQYTAFPVENRELFREGLTTIVPIIGGGERLGTLILARLQEKFQDDDLILAEYGATVVGMEILREKAEEIEEEARSKAVVQMAISSLSYSELEAIEHIFEELNGHEGLLVASKIADRVGITRSVIVNALRKLESAGVIESRSLGMKGTYIKVLNDKFLVELDKLRTK; the protein is encoded by the coding sequence ATGGATTTACTTACAAAAACAAGAAAAATTAATGTATTATTGCAAAAAGCTGCAGGAAAGCCAGTAAACTTCAAAGAAATGTCAGAAACATTAAGTGAAACAATTGAAGCAAATGTTTACATTGTCAGCCGCCGCGGAAAACTTCTAGGTTTTTCAATTTATCAACAAATTGAAAACGAAAGAATGAAAAAAATGTTTGAAGACCGTCAATTTCCGGAAGAATATACAAAAGGCTTATTTAATATTCAAGAAACTTCATCAAATCTTGATATTGAAAGCCAATATACTGCTTTTCCTGTGGAAAATAGAGAATTATTCCGTGAAGGATTGACAACAATTGTTCCTATTATTGGTGGTGGAGAACGTCTTGGCACCTTAATCCTTGCAAGATTACAAGAAAAATTCCAAGATGATGATTTAATCCTTGCAGAATATGGTGCAACTGTAGTTGGCATGGAGATTTTACGTGAAAAAGCAGAAGAGATTGAAGAAGAAGCTAGAAGCAAAGCGGTTGTTCAAATGGCCATTAGTTCATTGTCTTATAGTGAACTAGAAGCCATTGAGCATATTTTTGAAGAGCTTAATGGTCATGAAGGACTGCTAGTTGCTTCAAAAATTGCTGATCGCGTTGGTATTACACGTTCAGTTATTGTCAATGCTCTAAGAAAGCTTGAGAGTGCTGGGGTAATTGAATCGCGCTCCCTAGGTATGAAAGGAACGTATATTAAAGTCTTAAATGATAAGTTTCTTGTTGAACTTGATAAACTAAGAACTAAGTAA
- the rpsB gene encoding 30S ribosomal protein S2, with translation MSVISMKQLLEAGVHFGHQTRRWNPKMKKYIFTERNGIYIIDLQKTVKKVEEAYNWVKELAGNGGTVLFVGTKKQAQDSVKEEAGRSGMYYVNQRWLGGTLTNFETIQKRIGRLKDIERMSEDGTFEVLPKKEVVQLKKEQERLEKFLGGIKDMKQLPDALFIIDPRKERIAVAEAKKLNIPIVGIVDTNCDPDEIDVVIPANDDAIRAVKLLTGKMADAILEAKQGEEVQVEA, from the coding sequence ATGTCAGTTATTTCAATGAAGCAATTGCTTGAAGCTGGTGTACATTTCGGACACCAAACTCGCCGTTGGAACCCTAAGATGAAGAAATATATCTTCACTGAGCGTAACGGTATCTACATTATCGACCTTCAAAAAACAGTTAAAAAGGTTGAAGAAGCTTATAACTGGGTGAAGGAACTTGCTGGCAACGGCGGAACAGTTCTTTTTGTTGGTACAAAGAAACAAGCTCAAGATTCTGTTAAAGAAGAAGCAGGCCGTTCTGGTATGTACTATGTTAACCAACGCTGGTTAGGTGGTACATTAACAAACTTTGAAACAATTCAAAAGCGTATCGGCCGCTTAAAAGATATCGAAAGAATGTCAGAAGACGGTACTTTCGAAGTACTACCTAAGAAAGAAGTAGTACAATTGAAGAAAGAACAAGAACGTCTTGAAAAATTCCTAGGCGGAATCAAAGACATGAAACAGCTTCCTGACGCACTTTTCATCATTGACCCTCGTAAAGAGCGTATCGCAGTTGCTGAAGCGAAGAAATTAAACATTCCTATTGTTGGTATCGTTGATACAAACTGTGATCCAGACGAAATCGATGTAGTTATTCCAGCGAATGACGATGCGATTCGCGCGGTTAAGCTTTTAACTGGTAAAATGGCTGATGCCATCCTTGAAGCAAAACAAGGCGAAGAAGTGCAAGTAGAAGCTTAA